The DNA window TCCTGTGGCACAAGACGGGTAATGCATTGGCCTTCTCCGACATCCAGATCACCTGGGGCCGCGGTGGCGGAGGGGGAATGACAAAAGAGCTGCGTCGCTGGCTAAAGGACCCCTCCATCGTCGCCCACGCTTGGAACGTTCGCTGGATCAACTACCCCAGCCTGCTGATGGCACTGGCTGCAACATGGGCACTCTGGCGCCAGCGCGAGCGAGCACTCGCAACGTTTGTCTTGCTCTCGGTCTTGATCCCGTGGGCAAGCGGCAGCCTGATGAGCATGGCCCGTTATGTGATGTCCTGCCCGCCAATTTTCCTCGTGCTGGGCGTTTGGCTTGCTCAACCGAGGACCTGGGCGACCTGGATGGCGGTCAGCGCCTGCATGTTGGCTTGGTTGACCCATTATTTTGTATTGGGCGCCAACTTTGCTGGCGCCTGAACTGTCCGAGACCACGCCGATGAATAAACTCCCTCCAATCGAGGTCGACGCCACAAAGCTGCCACCGCTGGGGATGCCGCCGCAGGTGTTCCTGCGTGACTACTGGCAGAAGCGTCCGCTGCTGATCCGCAACGCTTTCCCGGGCTTCGTCTCGCCGATCGAGCCGGGCGATCTGGCCGGCCTGGCCTGCGAAGAGGCAGCGCTGTCGCGCCTGATCGTGCATGACCGCAATCGGGATGCCTGGTCAGTGCGCAGCGGCCCGTTCGAAGAGGACGAATTCCCGGGCATGCCCGACCACGACTGGACCCTGCTGGTGCAGGACGTGGACAAGTGGGATCCGGACATCGCCGCGCTGCTGGAGGCCTTTGCCTTCCTGCCGCGCTGGCGGATCGACGACATCATGGTCAGCTTCGCGGCCACCGGCGGTTCGGTCGGCGCGCACGTGGACCAGTACGACGTGTTCCTGCTGCAGGCGCACGGCCATCGCCGCTGGCAGATCGATGCCTCGCCCAATCCGCCGCTGGCTTTCCGCGACGATGTCGAGCTCAAGCTGCTGCGCCAGTTCAGCCCCACCCACGACTGGGTGCTGGCGCCGGGCGACATGCTGTACCTCCCGCCAGGCGTCCCCCATCACGGCGTGGCCGAAGACCCGTGCCTGACTTTCTCGGTCGGCATGCGCGCGCCCTCGGCCGCCGAACTGATCGGCGATTACCTCGACACCCTGGTCGCCGATGCCGACGAGGCGATCCGTTACCAGGACCGGGACCTCGCCGCGCCAACCGACCCGAACGAGATCGATGCCGCCGCGATGGGGCGCGTGGTCGAAGCGCTCAACGCCCTGCGTATGAACGACCCGGATCGGCTGGGTGAGTGGTTCGGCCGTTTCATCACCACTTATCGCAGTGCCGGAGAAGCCGCGGTGCCCGAACTGGCGCCGGACCACGCCGAACTGGAGACCGCCCTGGCGCAAGGCGCGGTGCTGCAGCGCCACCCCATGACCCGCATGGCCTGGCGCCGGGCGGCCCGGGGCGCGGTCCTGTTCGCCAGCGGCCAGGCGCTGCCCATGTCGGTGCGCGATGCCCGCGCCCTGGCCGCCGCCGCCGAGCTGGATGCAGCCGCATACCAGACCTTAGGCGAACAGGGCCGCCAGGCGGTTTCGGCTCTGGTAACGTCCGGCCATTACGTGCTGCCCGGGACCGATGACGATGACGAGTTCGACGCCGCTTGAGTTCACCCTGCGCCCTGCTTCCTTCAGCGCCGACCGCGAGGCCCTGCGCTGGGTCCGCGAATCGGTGTTCGTGACCGAGCAGCACGCGCCGCTGGACACCGAATGGGACTCGATGGA is part of the Pseudoxanthomonas sp. JBR18 genome and encodes:
- a CDS encoding cupin domain-containing protein, with translation MNKLPPIEVDATKLPPLGMPPQVFLRDYWQKRPLLIRNAFPGFVSPIEPGDLAGLACEEAALSRLIVHDRNRDAWSVRSGPFEEDEFPGMPDHDWTLLVQDVDKWDPDIAALLEAFAFLPRWRIDDIMVSFAATGGSVGAHVDQYDVFLLQAHGHRRWQIDASPNPPLAFRDDVELKLLRQFSPTHDWVLAPGDMLYLPPGVPHHGVAEDPCLTFSVGMRAPSAAELIGDYLDTLVADADEAIRYQDRDLAAPTDPNEIDAAAMGRVVEALNALRMNDPDRLGEWFGRFITTYRSAGEAAVPELAPDHAELETALAQGAVLQRHPMTRMAWRRAARGAVLFASGQALPMSVRDARALAAAAELDAAAYQTLGEQGRQAVSALVTSGHYVLPGTDDDDEFDAA